The following nucleotide sequence is from Bradyrhizobium roseum.
CCGTCCCGCGCATGCGCGCGAGATCGGCGACCTGATGGCATTCCTGGCGTCGGACCGGTCCGGCTACACGTCGGGGGTGATCTTTACCGTGGACGGCGGGCATACGTCGGGGTGGTAGACCTCGGGCCGCAAACTCGAACCTCATCCTGAGGAGCCGCGCATTTGCGCGGCGTCTCGAAGGGTGGGCCGCGAACCCGGCCGGGGCCTGCATGGTTCGAGACGGCGCTATCGCACCTCCTCACCATGAGGATCAGGCAGATGCCCGGACCCGCCACCGTCTTTGCGAGGAGCGCGGACACAAGTGATGTGGGCATCGCAAGGACGAAACAAGCGCAAGGAGGCGGCCTGAATATTGCATTGAGTTCAGATCACAGGAGTTTCTTCAATGTCGCAAGCTATCCGCGACCTGTTCGACCGGTGGGAGCGGGTTTGGCATGAAGGCCAATACGATCTGATCCCGAGTTGCGTCGGACCGCACTACATCCGGCATGACGAAAAAGGCGACCGCACCGTGACGCGGGAGGCCTACGCGGCGGAACTCGCTGCTATCCACACGGAGCGACCGGGCATCCGTGTCGTGGTGTACGACCACTCTTTCACCGATGACCGCGCGTGGTTTCGCTTCTCGTTCGTGTGGCCTGATCCCGCGACTGGCGAGCGCCGCAGCCGGGCGGGGATGCAGAGCTACCGGATCGAGGGCGATAAGCTCGCCGAGACCTGGATTACGCTCCTGCCGCTAGCCACCGCATGGACAGATGCGACGGCTCAAGAGCGTTGGACGGTCAAGCGTCCTGACCGGCAACCTACCCCGTCGTTCGCTCCAACAACTGCCGGATCAGCGTCGTGATCCTGCCTCTCGGCGACATCATCTCGTACATGATCGTAAAATGGTTCGCGTCGGGAATTTCCTCATACGTCACCGGCAAACCATATCGCGCGCAGTGACCGGCGAAGTCGGCGGTCTGCTTGCGCAACAGTAACTGTAGCCCGCATGAGCTCTTGCGATATGCGGGACCGGTGCCCGCGGCATACCGCATATTGCAAGAGCTCATGCGGGCTACGATTCTTTCTCACCCTCCACGCCGCCGGCCCCTTACCCCGTCGTCCGGTCGAACAACTGCCGGATCAGCGTCGTGATCCTGCCTCTCGGCGACATCATCTCGTACATGATCGTAAAATGGTTCGCGTCGGGAATTTCCTCATACGTCACCGGCAGACCATATCGCGCGCGGTGACCGGCGAAGTCGGCGGTCTGCTTGCGCAACAGCGGCAGTTCGGCGCTCCCGACCACCAGCGACAGCGGCTTCAGCGGGCCGCCCTCCTGCATGACAGGCGAGTTGCGGCGCGAGGTCGCCTCGTCAGCCCGCAGCTTCTCGTTGAGATAGGAGTGCCGGATCGGCTCGAGATCGAAGATGCCTGATATCGCCAGCCCCGCCTTCACCTTGGGATGCGACAGCGCCATTGCGGTCAGGTGCCCGCCGGCCGACCAGCCCGACACCACGATACCGCCGGGCGCGGCGCCAAGCGCAGGCAACTGCGCGGCGAGGAAGTCGATGCCGGCGTGGATTTCGCCGACGATCTCGTCCAGCGTGGCTTCCGGCGCCAGCGTATAGCCGATCAGCGCGACATTGATGTCGTGCGCCATGGGCCCCTCGGCAAAGATCGTGAAAACCTCCTTGGCGCGCGCCTGCCAATAGCCGCCATGGATGAACAGCAGGGTCGGCGCCTCCTCGCCCGCTTTAAGGAAATCGATCCGGTTTCGCTCGCGCGGGCCATATCGCAGGTCGAGCTGGTCTGGAAAACGCTTGCGCACCTCGGCGGAGCGCTGCTCCCAACCGGCCGCCATGTCGACGCTGCCGGGCACGGCAACGCCGTTATTGAGGCCGAGATCGCGCGCCTCCTGGCTCATGGCGCGCCAGTCCAGCGCTGAAAACAATGTCGTCATGCAATATCTCCGCTCGAATACGGCAGCCGCACATTCTACTTTGCCGGAAAATGTTCTACAGCAACATCTGCGTTCAAGATACGGGTAACAAGCGGAGAAAGCGAAAGTGGCTGATCAGGGTTTGGTGCGTGAGACGGCGGTCGCCATTGTCGGCAAGCTGAAATCGGGCGAAGTGACCCCGCTCGACCTGCTCGACGTGCTGGAAAAGCGCATCGCCGAGGTCGACGGCAAGGTCAATGCGCTGCCGACGCTGTGCTTCGACCGCGCCCGCAAGCATGCCACCGCCCTGATGAAGAAGCCGGTCAGCGAGCGCGGGCTGCTCGCCGGGCTTCCAATCCCGATCAAGGACCTCACCGCCGTCGAAGGCGTGCTGACCACGCAGGGGTCGCCGATCTACAAGGATGATATCCCGGCGAAGTCCGATATCCTGGTCGAGCATCTCGAGAGCAATGGCGGCGTGATCTACGCCAAGTCGAACACGCCGGAATTCGGCGCCGGCGCCAATACCTTCAACGAGGTGTTCGGACCGACCCTCAATCCCTGGGACACCTCGCGCTCCGCCGCCGGCTCCTCCGGCGGCGCGGCGGTAGCGCTCGCCACCGGCACGGCCTGGCTGGCGCATGGCTCCGACATGGGCGGCTCGCTTCGTAACCCCGCGAGCTTCTGCGGCATCGTGGGCCTGCGGCCGAGCATCGGCCGCGTCGCGCATACGATCGCGGCGGGCGTCGATCGCAATCTCGGCCAGCAAGGACCCATGGCGCGCAATGTCGAAGACGTCGCATTGCTGCTCGATGCCATGAGCGGCGAGCACCCCGCCGATCCGCTGTCGTTGCCGGTGCTGCCGAATTCGTTCCTGTCCGCCGTCCGCTCCGGCAGCAAGCCGAAGCGCGTCGCCTATTCGCCCAACCTCGGCATCACGCCGGTCGACCCGGAAGTCGCAGCCGTCACCCGCAAGGCCGCACAGCGCCTTGCCGAAGCTGGCGCGATCGTCGAGGAAGCCCATCCCGACCTGCGCGAGGCGCATGAATGCTTCCACGTGCTGCGCGCGTTCGACTTTGCGCTCTCCAAGGCCGCGCTGCTGCGCACCAAGCGCGATCTGCTCAAGCCCGAGGTGATCTGGAATATCGAGGAAGGCCTCAAGCTGACGGTCGAGCAGCTCGAACGCGCCCAGGCGCAGCGCGTTGCCATGACCGCGCGCACGCTTGAGTTCTTCGACAAGTACGACCTGCTGCTTTGCCCCGCCACGATCGTGCCGCCCTTCCCGGTCGAGAACCGCTATGTCGCCGAATGCGCCGGCAAGAAGTTCGACAATTACGTCGAATGGCTCGGCATCGTCTACGCGATCACGCTGGTGTGCTGCCCGGCACTGTCGCTGCCCTGCGGCTTCACGGCCTCGGGCCTTCCCATCGGGCTGCAGGTGGTGGCGCCGCCGCGCGGCGAGGCGCAACTGCTGGCGGGCGCCAAGGTGCTGGAAGACATTCTGGGCGTGCGCGACACGACCCCGATCGATCCGCGGGCGCCGAAATAAGAGGGCAAATGACCGACGAGAACGGGCCGCCGCCGGAAAGCAAGCTGACGCGCAGCAAGGCGCGATGGGCGCGCGAAGGGAAATTCCTCACCGGAAAGATTTCACGGCCGGAGGAAATGCGCTTGCCGCCGGGTCAGCATCTGACAAAGGACTGGCCGACGCTCGATCTCGGCCTGACGCCGAACATCTCGCGCGAGCGCTGGCGGCTCGACGTCTACGGCGCGGTCGAACATCCGCTGTTCTGGAGTTTCTCGCAGTTTTCCGCGCAGCCGCAGAGCCGCTTCGTATCCGACATCCATTGCGTCACCACCTGGTCGCGCTACGACAATCAATGGGAGGGGCTGGCCACCCGCGACCTGCTCGACGCCTGCCGGCCGCGCGAGGAAGCGCGGTTCGTCGTGCTGCATTCGCACGACGGCTACACCACCAACCTCGCGCTGGAGGACTTTGCCGCCGAGGACGCCATCCTCGTCCATAGCTGGTCCGGCGCGCCGCTCGAGCAGGAGCATGGCGGCCCGGTGCGGCTGGTGATACCGCATCTCTATTTCTGGAAAAGCGCAAAGTGGCTGCAGAGTATCGAGTTCCTGGCGGAGGACGCGCCCGGCTATTGGGAAGTGCGCGGCTATCACAATCGCGGTGACCCGTGGCAGGAACAGCGATATTCCAGCGACTGAAGATGGTTTAACCTCGCCCAGGTCGCGGCTTCATCCTTCGAGACGCATCGCTTCGCGATGCTCTTCAGGGTGAGGTCTTGGACCCTCATGGTGAGGAGCGCGGCGACGCCGCGCGTCTCGAACCATGGTGGCTGAACTGCAGCCGACATATCCGCCCCCAGCCCAGGAGAACGCCCGTGCCGCATGAACGCTTTCAATTCACCGGCGAAGGCGGCCATCAGCTTGCCGCAGCCCTCGATACGCCCGACGGGGCGGTGCAGGCCTACGCGCTGTTCGCGCATTGCTTCACCTGCGGCAAGGATGTGCTGGCCGCCAAGCGCATCGCCACCGCGCTGGCCGCCAAGGGCATTGCGGTGCTGCGGTTCGACTTCACCGGCCTCGGCGCCAGCGAAGGCGAGTTCGCCAACTCCACCTTCTCGTCCAACGTCGCCGATCTGGTCCGCGCCGCCGATCATCTGCGCGAAACCCGCGCCGCGCCCGCGCTGCTGATCGGCCACAGCCTCGGCGGCGCGGCCATCCTCGCCGCCGCCGCACGGATTCCGGAA
It contains:
- a CDS encoding amidase; translation: MADQGLVRETAVAIVGKLKSGEVTPLDLLDVLEKRIAEVDGKVNALPTLCFDRARKHATALMKKPVSERGLLAGLPIPIKDLTAVEGVLTTQGSPIYKDDIPAKSDILVEHLESNGGVIYAKSNTPEFGAGANTFNEVFGPTLNPWDTSRSAAGSSGGAAVALATGTAWLAHGSDMGGSLRNPASFCGIVGLRPSIGRVAHTIAAGVDRNLGQQGPMARNVEDVALLLDAMSGEHPADPLSLPVLPNSFLSAVRSGSKPKRVAYSPNLGITPVDPEVAAVTRKAAQRLAEAGAIVEEAHPDLREAHECFHVLRAFDFALSKAALLRTKRDLLKPEVIWNIEEGLKLTVEQLERAQAQRVAMTARTLEFFDKYDLLLCPATIVPPFPVENRYVAECAGKKFDNYVEWLGIVYAITLVCCPALSLPCGFTASGLPIGLQVVAPPRGEAQLLAGAKVLEDILGVRDTTPIDPRAPK
- a CDS encoding sulfite oxidase-like oxidoreductase, with protein sequence MTDENGPPPESKLTRSKARWAREGKFLTGKISRPEEMRLPPGQHLTKDWPTLDLGLTPNISRERWRLDVYGAVEHPLFWSFSQFSAQPQSRFVSDIHCVTTWSRYDNQWEGLATRDLLDACRPREEARFVVLHSHDGYTTNLALEDFAAEDAILVHSWSGAPLEQEHGGPVRLVIPHLYFWKSAKWLQSIEFLAEDAPGYWEVRGYHNRGDPWQEQRYSSD
- a CDS encoding alpha/beta hydrolase translates to MTTLFSALDWRAMSQEARDLGLNNGVAVPGSVDMAAGWEQRSAEVRKRFPDQLDLRYGPRERNRIDFLKAGEEAPTLLFIHGGYWQARAKEVFTIFAEGPMAHDINVALIGYTLAPEATLDEIVGEIHAGIDFLAAQLPALGAAPGGIVVSGWSAGGHLTAMALSHPKVKAGLAISGIFDLEPIRHSYLNEKLRADEATSRRNSPVMQEGGPLKPLSLVVGSAELPLLRKQTADFAGHRARYGLPVTYEEIPDANHFTIMYEMMSPRGRITTLIRQLFDRTTG
- a CDS encoding nuclear transport factor 2 family protein; translated protein: MSQAIRDLFDRWERVWHEGQYDLIPSCVGPHYIRHDEKGDRTVTREAYAAELAAIHTERPGIRVVVYDHSFTDDRAWFRFSFVWPDPATGERRSRAGMQSYRIEGDKLAETWITLLPLATAWTDATAQERWTVKRPDRQPTPSFAPTTAGSAS